TAAGCCCAAATTCGGCAACGGACTGACAGTTGCCTACCATGGCCTGAACCGTGGACGCGTGGCGGTATGCGCCAACGCGGCGGGCGGCTTGCGTGTGATGCTGGCCAGCATTCTGCCTTGGGCTCGCTATCGCCACACCTATGGCGAGGCTATCTTCCGCCGCGAACTGGTGCAAAGGCGCGTGGGGCAATTGGCGGGGCTGATCGTGGCATGCGACGCGCTTGTGGCGTGGTGTTCTTGGCTGTTGGACGCGGGCTACCGCGGCGAAATGGAATGCACGATCGCCAAGATCTTCGGCAGCGAAGCGCAGAAAGACGCGGCGGTCGAATTCCTGATGAAAACGCACGGCGGGCGCTCCTTCTTGCACGGCCATTTGTTCGGCGACAACTGCCACGAGTATTTCGCGCCTTGTATCTACGAAGGCGAAGGCGAGATGCTGGGCATGGCGTTCTTCAAGTCGCTGGTGAAACAGCACGGCAAAACGTTCTTCGAGCCGGTGGGCCGCGTGCTGGCGCAGCTAGGAGTGCGACAGCCGAACATGGCCAATCCGGCACATTTAGCGAAACTCGCCCCAGTGCTGCTGCCCTATGCCAAGTGGCTCCTCGGCGAGCGCTTCGGCAGCCGTCACGTGGGCCCCCTGCCGCAGATGCCGCGGCAACTGACCGAGCATGCGCAGTTCGCCATCAATGGACTGTCGCACATGGCGCGCGAGATCAGCGGCGCGATGCGCACCCATCAACTGCAACTTGCCGATCGACAATGCCGGATGTCAAACCTTTCATTGCGGGTGCAGAACCTGGTGACAATGCTTGTCACTTCGCTTTACGCTGGCCGGCAGGCGGACGAAATGATCCGAGCCGCCGGCGACGTGGCCTGCCAGGACCTGCGGCACAAGCTGACCCACGAACGTCCCAGCGACGCCTATTTTCGTGCGGTCACAAAGCTGGGCGCCCAGATCGCCGAAGGGGGCTTTGAGCCGATCGCCGGTTTGCCGCCGGGCGAGATTCTGATGCCGTATGAGACTGTTACCGACAAGTAACGGATCATTAAGGCTATCGATTCTCCCGGAAATGCCCCTGGACATCCACGTGCCCAACGTTGACGTAGGCCACGTTCCTTCCGAGAATGGAGCGAGTGATCGGCTCCCCGTGGTGTAACGTGGCAAGCCGCAGAGCGCCGCACGGCGAGCGCTGTGGGAGACAATTGATGTCCGTCCGGATTGCAGCTTCGGTTGCGGCACTCTTGCTGTTGGGCGTGGTCGTTGGCCCTGCCGAACGAACTCGCGCGGATGACCAGCCCGCTCCCAAGAAAAGCGTCTCCGCCAAGGTCCCGGAAAAAACCGCGCGCGACGCGGCCAAGGACGCCGACAAGGACGAATTCCGCACGGCCAAGCGTGAGATTCAGGTCAAGCTGCGCAACAAGCAACCTTTCGAACGCGTGGCGGGCTTACGGCAGTTGCATGACTATCCCAACGCCGAGGCGGCCAAGCTGCTCGTGACCGTGGGCCTCAAAGACGACTCCGCCGAAGTGCGCAGCGCCGCCTACGACACGCTACTCGACTTGAAAGACAACGGCGAGATCGCGCGCTATCTTCTCGTCACGGTGAACAAGGATACGCGGCACGGCGCGGTGAATCAGAAGACGTTTCAATTGCTGGCCGTGCTGCTGGCCTCGACCTCGCCCGACATCGAACGCGAGGTGGGCGTCTTGTTGGAAAAACAGGCCGGCACGCATGACGGACTCATTCTGGTCGAGTCGCTGGCCGACGAGTTGGGGGAGCATGGCCAGGCCGAAGACGTCGGCCCTCTGAAGAAGCTCGCCGCGCTAAAGGCATTTCCCGAACAGTTTGGCCTGCGTCGCGCCGTCGCATACGCGCTAATGAAAATCAGCGCGCCCGAGGCGATCGGCCAATTGGTGGCACTGCTTGAAAACATCAAAGGAGAAATTGGCGCCGAGATCGTCAAGCACCTGACCGAGGCAACGGGGCAGGATCTAGGAATGGAGCCCGCGGCTTGGCGCGAATGGTGGAAGGATAACGAAAAGACGTACCAGGCACCGGGCGGCGCCGTCCCTCGCAAGGATCTAAATAATTTCGCGCTCACGGCACCTGCCCGCGG
Above is a window of Pirellulales bacterium DNA encoding:
- a CDS encoding acyl-CoA dehydrogenase family protein; the encoded protein is MSQIKTPDTGSETFVETSLKLGGKSAEEARKTGAMDRADEHLESFFEARYQTTASPIHRAVWDHRFPLELFQPSPPPAPTPACAKSMEESLSIVRRHIAAGTLLDERGKLYPHVFAELGAAGYWGMLVDQQYGGHAAPMSVYMPFLTRMTTVFPTLAGLGSVHGCVGAVDPLHGMGTPDQKEHFLTKLASGERISGFALTEPGAGSDLTALKTRAVLDGGDYVVNGEKLFITNAIPGRIVALVCMIDDRPEVLLIDLLEESESFQLVRYGLYALKHSYNNGLLFKNFRVPKENLLKPKFGNGLTVAYHGLNRGRVAVCANAAGGLRVMLASILPWARYRHTYGEAIFRRELVQRRVGQLAGLIVACDALVAWCSWLLDAGYRGEMECTIAKIFGSEAQKDAAVEFLMKTHGGRSFLHGHLFGDNCHEYFAPCIYEGEGEMLGMAFFKSLVKQHGKTFFEPVGRVLAQLGVRQPNMANPAHLAKLAPVLLPYAKWLLGERFGSRHVGPLPQMPRQLTEHAQFAINGLSHMAREISGAMRTHQLQLADRQCRMSNLSLRVQNLVTMLVTSLYAGRQADEMIRAAGDVACQDLRHKLTHERPSDAYFRAVTKLGAQIAEGGFEPIAGLPPGEILMPYETVTDK
- a CDS encoding VWA domain-containing protein; translation: MSVRIAASVAALLLLGVVVGPAERTRADDQPAPKKSVSAKVPEKTARDAAKDADKDEFRTAKREIQVKLRNKQPFERVAGLRQLHDYPNAEAAKLLVTVGLKDDSAEVRSAAYDTLLDLKDNGEIARYLLVTVNKDTRHGAVNQKTFQLLAVLLASTSPDIEREVGVLLEKQAGTHDGLILVESLADELGEHGQAEDVGPLKKLAALKAFPEQFGLRRAVAYALMKISAPEAIGQLVALLENIKGEIGAEIVKHLTEATGQDLGMEPAAWREWWKDNEKTYQAPGGAVPRKDLNNFALTAPARGGSMYYGLSIYAQKMVFIIDTSGSMLRGGRLMAAKRELLQAIDGLADDAQFSVIAFNGEVYIWQKQLMQANATMKQAASRWVGMLETGNTTASYDALETGMRFDAEAIFFLTDGAPQGGSIDNPADIVTLITRANYAKRMSIYTIGIGVQGGIFDEFLTSLAKHNWGIYRRVDQ